Sequence from the Ascaphus truei isolate aAscTru1 chromosome 3, aAscTru1.hap1, whole genome shotgun sequence genome:
cattaagtataccttgtatgaaacctatttaaatggtgagaaacatgattgaattaagtaataaacatttgtttaagcacaatactgttagagtctcatacttaggatatttctcaaacattaggcctgtattattaaaatagtgttttcacaaggaagcatgaagtgtattagtttgtgtataccagtttatatagtactatatatatatatatatatatatatatatatatatatatatatacatatatacatatatatatacacatatacatatatatatacacactcacacactcacactcacactcactcagtgtgtgtgtgtgtgtgtgtgtgtgtgtgtatatatattattatacattctgagatgttatagaaacgaacacacaactgattaaaggacaaaattacaatggccaagcaaggcaaaggtaagtaataatttacacataatcctgctgtacacgtacaagaaagatgtttgcacttacttaggtgttttaataattgcatgtgactaatatgcatatgcaattcttacatcaattaacacacccaaatgcaatgttttgctgcaaagtcaatggcagcttctctaaacttagcaactggctcctggtggaccattactgaacagacgattacaacataaatatttataacacaattaattatgagtgttaacatttccaaaacttcacgtgtacaagaacatagttgaaagtttggaaacaacacagtcttcagcatacatacaatagtaattagataatctgaagtcaacaaaacaaggccaaagacatattttctgaattataacatttattttttttgttccttttgcgagcgagtaacaggcctgcttgttgtctcttgaattttcctttttcttttgccaccaactttaggcacaacagagccactttgagtggcctctggcacttcacgggcagggcttgtggccagtgactgttcacctacggggcttgtggccagtgactcacctacagggcttgtggccagtgactcacctacagggcttttgggcagtgattcacctacagggcttttgggcagcgattcacctacagggcttttgggcagcgattcacctacagggcttttgggcagcgactcacctacagggcttttgggcagcgattcacctacagggcttttgggcagcgactcacctacagggcttttgggtagtgactgttcacggacagggcttgtgcccagtgacacatgtgagcaagttggtagacactgcacaagtgatggttggtctgtttcatgtgtgtcttgttttgtttttgtcgcctcctttgtaggtgtctgctgctgaatttgtacagatggcagcggtaggatgtcatcaggaacctgcacagcaatgtctgctacttgaccggtaacatttgggcctggtgaatgaatatcagatgaatgtggtgaaaactgacctgcatgaacagatcctggctgggaggtgttgaattgtggtacattagtcattctccagtaattagcttgtgtttgctgaacaactaatgcttcgaatgaggtgttgattttttgcaactgtttaggcacttcaatgaagactctgtggagatgtgccaattgtgatactgtttcttcctgcagtccaatcatcctttccagcactgtcatcatgtctgaatggcgacgattttctgcgtccactatttttccctctgaagctacaattgcatcgtatgtggaagttgatggacaatttggcggtacaacagtttctattggcacctcttcatggtcacatgattgtatttcagtctcttctgtggcgtcatcctcatcatactcatcatcctcatcaccatgatgttctaaaaagaaatgtacacattattaaatggcatgttaatgtatgctgtgttactatgtaattgtactgtgtcctaagtaacacctaacatgttagcatacgttttataacctcattaaaaactaccttgacttacgaataatgtttggactcagtatgaaatatgaatgaatgaaaagttgctctaaactcagaagtcctacatgataattaacatcactaacacaatacatgttgccttacacttaattttcactgacactaagtaatcctatttaaagaagatgtgcaaaacaaataatgcacatgacaacataacatat
This genomic interval carries:
- the LOC142490592 gene encoding uncharacterized protein LOC142490592, with the protein product MEQVSSPGSASSTLLEEHHGDEDDEYDEDDATEETEIQSCDHEEVPIETVVPPNCPSTSTYDAIVASEGKIVDAENRRHSDMMTVLERMIGLQEETVSQLAHLHRVFIEVPKQLQKINTSFEALVVQQTQANYWRMTNVPQFNTSQPGSVHAGQFSPHSSDIHSPGPNVTGQVADIAVQVPDDILPLPSVQIQQQTPTKEATKTKQDTHETDQPSLVQCLPTCSHVSLGTSPVREQSLPKSPVGESLPKSPVGESLPKSPVGESLPKSPVGESLPKSPVGESLPKSPVGESLPKSPVGESLATSPVGESLATSPVGEQSLATSPAREVPEATQSGSVVPKVGGKRKRKIQETTSRPVTRSQKEQKK